CGGACTGCTAGCAAAAAAGACCCCCAACGGGGTCTTTTTTTGTGTGCTAATAGCTTATTACAGTATCGGGGTGGACTACCTCAACCCAGGTATTGCCACGCACCAGCTTCATTTCTGAACCATCGGCATTGTAGTACCGGGTTCGCTCATTCCCTGAGCGCTTCCATGTTCCTACGGTGGCGATACCGTTATTGAGCACAATAACCTTGCCAGATCCAGTAAGGGTGAACTTGCCTACCACCTTACCCCCGCTACTGGTCACCTGTACGCTCTGAACGGTCTGCAGGACGATATTCTTGGTGGTAATCACCTCTCCTGTGTCGGCGTCCTTGTGAGCTAGGCCTGCCATGGCACGCGCGTAGGTATTGGTTTTAGGGTCAAACGCCCATTTCACACCAAAGGAGGCGGAAGAGAAATCGATGGAAACATTCTGGGCTGCTCCCCTGCTTGCCTCAGGTGCCTCATCAGTAAAGAGAAGTGGCTCATACCCGCCAGCTTGCTCATACTTTTTGCTAGTGATGTGGTCCCATAGCTTCCCTGTAGAGCTGAACATGGTATGTTCCGTACTTACATTCCGGCTGAAATCACGCTTGAAAGTGGGTTCGCCAATGGCAAACTGGTCCAGGTCCGTGATTCCGCCATTGGCTTGAATGCTGGCCAGGGCGTCGCTGTTCCCGCCCACATGGGCCAGGAAGGCGTTGTATTCGCGTGCGTAGTCCAGGTAATAGGTGCGGACACTCCGTACGGGCCCAACGCGGACATCCTTTGTATTGGCATCGGCATAAAGGGCAAGGAAGCGGGTAATGCCGCCCTCGGCAATGGCTTCGTATACCCAGTCTGCTTCTGCGAGACCGGCTTGCGGTCGGGCTTCTGGGTGATTCTCAATCATAATGCCGAGTGGGCGGATATTCTCCTGACCCGGCTCAACCATCGCGCCATCTAATTTCCGGGCAACGGGCGTAGGTGTGGCAGACGGTGTGGGCGTAGGTGTGGCAGAGACAATCGCCTCGTTCGTATTGCAGCTGTTCCCCTCACAGCCGGTGGACTTGCCGGCTTGTTTGCGGTACGCCAGCGCCACGCTGGTCAGGGCGGCAATCACTACAAGCCCAGCAACGATGCCCGCGATTACCTTGGGATTCTTAAGGTGTTGGGCAAATGTCTTTTTGACAGGGGTGGTAGCCACTGGTGGCACAATGAGCGGCTGTACTTCTTGCTCTGGTTCCATGAGGTGCTTACTTAAGGCCGATGACTACGAGGACCATATCGGGGTCTGCCAAGGTAGACTCTTCAAGGGTGGTGGAGTACCCGCTGAGGGCAGCTTGCACGGCCTCCGCCTCTGCTTTGCGTCCCGCTGCGTAGTAGACCATGGTGCTGGCGTAGTTTTGATTCTTTGCGTTGCCCGTCGTCCGTACCTTAAAGGAGGCGGCTTCCAGGGTTGTCTTAGCTTTCCCTGCAGCGCCCGCCACGGTTGTGCCGTTCAGTACGCGGAGCGTAACGTTTGCCGGAACAACCACCGTTGCTTCTGGCGTGGCTGAGGCGGTAGGTGTTGGGGTGGCTTCTGGGGTTGGAGTTGCCTCAGGGGTTGGAGTTGGCGTAGCCGAAGCGGTAGGTGTTGGGGTTGCTTCTAGGGAAAGCCATTCGTGGAGGTTTTTCTGTGCGAGGGAGTAGCCAATCACCCCTAGGACGATGCTGACCACAAGAAGGATGACCCACCACAGCCAGGAAGGCGGCTTGCCAATTGCTGCGTGTGGTTCAGGGAAGAGCGCATCAAAGCTATCGGCTGCAGGTTCTTCGGCAGGGGCAGGATCCGTAGGGGGTGTCTCTGCTGTAGGGGTGGGTTCAGCTGCGGGAGCGGGTGCTTCTGCAGGAGTAGCTTCTTTTGGTGCCTCAGCAGGGGTAGGAGGAGTCTCCGTCTTTTCGGCCTTAACCTCTTCTTTTACTTCTGCTGCGGCTGCGGGCTTGGCTGCCCCACCGGCTGATAAGCTATCAAGCTTCTTCTTCATGAAATGTTCTCCTTATGAACGTGATTGCCAGAGCGCAAGATCGCCTGCCCCTACTGACCAAAACATAATTCCTTTGAGTTGGTAGGCGGCTGCAGCATTGAGCTTCTCTTGAATGGAGGTTGCGTCTTCAAACCAGACTTGGTGAAGGCGGCCTTGTGTATCGGTATAGGTAAACACCGGGATGGTGCCTATATCGTAGCCGCGCTCATCGATGCCGGTCTGACGAATTACAGGGGCCTCCTTTTCAGTACTGAGTGTAATCGCCTGTTCATAGCTTATACCTGTTCCCTCCCAGTTGTCAGCGTCAGTGAGGGGTGCGCTCCAGTCATACCCGTAATTTCCCAGGCCAATAACAAGCTTCTTGGGGTCGATGGTATCCGCAGCATAGGCAGCCACTTCCGCCACCCAAGAGAGTGGGGCAATGGGGCCTGGCTCACCGGTGGACTTGCCGTGGTAGTCATACGCCATAATGCGGACTTCATCGGCAATAAGGCCAACAGACCGCCAGTCCATAGGTACTTGGTTGGCGATACGGGCCTCAAGGGTAACGGCTACCTTCAGCTTCTCTTGGTGGAATACGGTGGTGAGGTTGCGGATGAACCCGGTGAAGAGGTCGCGGTTCTCGCTGCCGAGCGATTCGTAGTTGATATCAATACCCGTAAAGCCCTGCTCCTTCACGGCGGTGAGGAGGTTGAGAATATGGGTGCTTTGCACATCCAGGTCGGAGAGTGCCTTGTATGTATGGTCAGGGTCTCCGCTTACCGTAAGGTAGGTTTCAGAAGAAGGATACGTAGCCTTGTAAGACTGCCACTGGGACCAGCTGGCCTTAGGGGTCATGGACATGCCATCCTCCCCTACCGTCAGCCAAAAGGCAGAGGTGGAATTGAAGATGTTATCGGACGGGTTGCTGACATTCCACGGGGTGATCCAGCCATAGAGGCGGACGGATTGCCCAGATTCGGCCAAGGCTTTCCCGGCATCAAGGGGGTTGAGCCGGTCATCACTGGCAATGGCAGGTAGGTAGCGACGGGCAGTCGAGGTGGTATTGGTATCCGCGGGAGAAGAAGGGCGGTTCCACGGGGTATTGGAGAGCATGAGGGCAAAAACGGCACCTAGGGCTGCGGTATGGATGATGGCGGTCTTTTTGCCAGGTTTGCGCAGCTCGTCACGTGCGGTATGTGCCGCGCTTTGGACGCCCCGGGTGGTCCGGCGGACAACCTTCTGGGGATACGGGTTCCGTTTCTTGGTGTGTACCTTACGGGTAATGGGCAGTGCCGTAAGTACTGGCCCTGTTACTGGGAGTTGCTGCTCATCAAGCTTCCCTCCCCACTCGTTAATACGTCGAAATGCCCGCTCTAAAAGAGTGGGTGGTGTGGCATGAGGAATAACTCGCGATCCTGTCGTCGCGGAGTGCGTATGTGACCGCACAATGATATCGCGCATACATCTATTGTACGGGTTTGAGAAAGGGAAAGGCAAACAGAGCCCGAGAGGGCTCTGTTTTGTGGGTAACAGGTTACCTAGGCAAACTTGCGGATAAGTCCCTTTACCTTGCCTTGGATCTCTACTTTCCGGACAAAGATAGGGTTCATGGTGGAGTTGGCAGGCTGAAGCCGTACGCGGTCCTTTTCCTTATAGAAGCGCTTGAGGGTCACGTTCTCCCGGTCAATGAGCGCCACAACGATGTCACCGTTTTTGACGGACTTGCCTTGTTCGATAATGACGTAGTCTCCACTTAGAATGCCGTCTTCAATCATGGACTCGCCTTTTACGCGGAGGGCGTAAATGTTATTACCCATCATATCTCGAGGGATATCGATGGTTTCATTGGTGGCAATGGCCTCAATTGGCCGGCCTGCGGCAATAGCGCCCATGAGCGGGATGGCGAAGAACCCTTCGGCAGCTTCCGCAAGTTTGTTCACTTGAATGGAACGGGCAAGGTTCTCCTCGTGCGAGAGGTAGCCCTTTTGCTTGAGTGATTCTACGTGCTCCGCAATGGTTGCGGTGGAAGAGAGGTCAAAGTAATGGCCAATCTCCCGGTAGCTGGGAGCGTAGTTATGTTCAGCAATGTAATCGGTAATGAAGGCCAGGATTTCCGCCTGGCGCTTGGTCAGTGGCTCCATATGCGGACTGTTACGTGTTCGGTGTTTGTACGATACCGAACAAATACCGCTAGTGTCAACGAAAGCAAATGAATGTCTATCGCTCCAGTGTCAAAACCAGCTCACAGTGCCATGTATGGGGAAACATATCGACGCCGGTGGCTTGTGTGACGCGGTACCCCGCACGCCCTAAATCCTGAATATCGCGGTAGCAGGTAGTGGGATTGCAGGAGGTGTAGACAACCTTCTTAGGCCCTAAGTTGGGCAAAAGCCTGCGGAACCGCTCGTGCAAGCCTGCCCGGGGAGGGTCCAGGATAACTACATCAGGCAGGCCGGTAGATTGGCAGAAGGCGCTCGTTACTACATCCTCTACGGCCCCTGTGTGTACTGTCACATTGGTCACATTGTTTTTCTGTAAGTTCCAGTTGGCATCCGCGCAGTTTGCCTCGTTGGATTCTATGCAAGTCACCTTACTGGCATTGCCTGACAAAAACATGCCGATGGTGGCAGAGCCGGCGTACAGATCCCAGACATGCTCACTCCCCTGAAGGCCTGCATGTTTCTCAATAGTCTGGTACAGCGCAGTCACCATGCTTCCATTGGGCTGAAAAAAGGCATGTGGCGATACGAAGCAGGTGAAGTTCCCTATTTTGTCAGTAATACCCAACTCACCCCAGAGGAGGTCATCTTCAAAGCGCGTATTGGTGGCGCCCCAGCTACGGGAATGAAAAATGCTTACCACGGCAGGCACGCTTTCGCGCAACGAGTCTGCCCAGGCGGTGAGTCCATCCATTTTGCCTTCATCAGTAACGAGGGAGACTAGTATCTCTCCCGTCGCTTTTCCCTCACGGATAAGGAGGTGCTTAAGCCACCCACTTCTGGTGGCTGGATTGTAGAGGGTCCAACCAAAGTCCGTAGCGGCCCGCGCAGTGAGATTCATAATGAGATCGCCTACGGGAGAGAGGAGAAAACAGCGGTCTACGGGAATATCCCCTTCTTCACTGCCTTTCTGATGACGGGATGGCCGGACTACATCCCCTTCCCGCACAAAAGCAAAGCGGATCTTGTTGCGGAAGTAGAGGGGGTACTCTTCTGGGCTCCCTACAATGGGCTGCCATGCCGCCTCAGGGACGCTTGCACCAAAAAGGGAGCGGAGCCGCTGCTCCTTGGCTGCCAACTGTTTTGGGTAGGAGATATCCTGGCTGTCACACCCGCCACATTGGTAGAAATACGGGCATACCGGAGTGATATCGGGTGCTGGCCGTACAATGTCAGGCATTCGCTTCGGCAAGGTGGGTAGTATCTACAGTCTCCGCATACTCAGGCACCCCGGAGCTGATGCTCAACTCCTCTTCTATGGATTGTGAGAATGACAGGGCAGAGTTAAGTTCGCCGTGAGTCACGAAGACTTTCTTGGGCGGCCTGCCGTTGAAGCAGTGCATCCAGTGCATGAGGCGTGGGTAGTCGGCATGGCCGGAAAAGGCACCGCAGGACTTAACCTTGGCTTTAACGTGCACCTCCTGCCCGTAAATGACGACGTGCTTTTCGCCATCGTGCAGCTTGCGCCCGAGGCTTCCCTCTACCTGGTAGCCGACAATAAGG
The Verrucomicrobiia bacterium genome window above contains:
- a CDS encoding LytR C-terminal domain-containing protein; translated protein: MKKKLDSLSAGGAAKPAAAAEVKEEVKAEKTETPPTPAEAPKEATPAEAPAPAAEPTPTAETPPTDPAPAEEPAADSFDALFPEPHAAIGKPPSWLWWVILLVVSIVLGVIGYSLAQKNLHEWLSLEATPTPTASATPTPTPEATPTPEATPTPTASATPEATVVVPANVTLRVLNGTTVAGAAGKAKTTLEAASFKVRTTGNAKNQNYASTMVYYAAGRKAEAEAVQAALSGYSTTLEESTLADPDMVLVVIGLK
- a CDS encoding glycosyl hydrolase family 18 protein, with protein sequence MRDIIVRSHTHSATTGSRVIPHATPPTLLERAFRRINEWGGKLDEQQLPVTGPVLTALPITRKVHTKKRNPYPQKVVRRTTRGVQSAAHTARDELRKPGKKTAIIHTAALGAVFALMLSNTPWNRPSSPADTNTTSTARRYLPAIASDDRLNPLDAGKALAESGQSVRLYGWITPWNVSNPSDNIFNSTSAFWLTVGEDGMSMTPKASWSQWQSYKATYPSSETYLTVSGDPDHTYKALSDLDVQSTHILNLLTAVKEQGFTGIDINYESLGSENRDLFTGFIRNLTTVFHQEKLKVAVTLEARIANQVPMDWRSVGLIADEVRIMAYDYHGKSTGEPGPIAPLSWVAEVAAYAADTIDPKKLVIGLGNYGYDWSAPLTDADNWEGTGISYEQAITLSTEKEAPVIRQTGIDERGYDIGTIPVFTYTDTQGRLHQVWFEDATSIQEKLNAAAAYQLKGIMFWSVGAGDLALWQSRS
- the lexA gene encoding transcriptional repressor LexA, whose product is MEPLTKRQAEILAFITDYIAEHNYAPSYREIGHYFDLSSTATIAEHVESLKQKGYLSHEENLARSIQVNKLAEAAEGFFAIPLMGAIAAGRPIEAIATNETIDIPRDMMGNNIYALRVKGESMIEDGILSGDYVIIEQGKSVKNGDIVVALIDRENVTLKRFYKEKDRVRLQPANSTMNPIFVRKVEIQGKVKGLIRKFA
- the rlmD gene encoding 23S rRNA (uracil(1939)-C(5))-methyltransferase RlmD, translated to MPDIVRPAPDITPVCPYFYQCGGCDSQDISYPKQLAAKEQRLRSLFGASVPEAAWQPIVGSPEEYPLYFRNKIRFAFVREGDVVRPSRHQKGSEEGDIPVDRCFLLSPVGDLIMNLTARAATDFGWTLYNPATRSGWLKHLLIREGKATGEILVSLVTDEGKMDGLTAWADSLRESVPAVVSIFHSRSWGATNTRFEDDLLWGELGITDKIGNFTCFVSPHAFFQPNGSMVTALYQTIEKHAGLQGSEHVWDLYAGSATIGMFLSGNASKVTCIESNEANCADANWNLQKNNVTNVTVHTGAVEDVVTSAFCQSTGLPDVVILDPPRAGLHERFRRLLPNLGPKKVVYTSCNPTTCYRDIQDLGRAGYRVTQATGVDMFPHTWHCELVLTLER
- a CDS encoding DUF3048 domain-containing protein, translated to MEPEQEVQPLIVPPVATTPVKKTFAQHLKNPKVIAGIVAGLVVIAALTSVALAYRKQAGKSTGCEGNSCNTNEAIVSATPTPTPSATPTPVARKLDGAMVEPGQENIRPLGIMIENHPEARPQAGLAEADWVYEAIAEGGITRFLALYADANTKDVRVGPVRSVRTYYLDYAREYNAFLAHVGGNSDALASIQANGGITDLDQFAIGEPTFKRDFSRNVSTEHTMFSSTGKLWDHITSKKYEQAGGYEPLLFTDEAPEASRGAAQNVSIDFSSASFGVKWAFDPKTNTYARAMAGLAHKDADTGEVITTKNIVLQTVQSVQVTSSGGKVVGKFTLTGSGKVIVLNNGIATVGTWKRSGNERTRYYNADGSEMKLVRGNTWVEVVHPDTVISY